In one Dermacentor variabilis isolate Ectoservices chromosome 4, ASM5094787v1, whole genome shotgun sequence genomic region, the following are encoded:
- the LOC142580197 gene encoding uncharacterized protein LOC142580197 isoform X1, whose amino-acid sequence MAVTEDNTGVCVVFQFKHRGQDFELGRVFLSKSERAAIADKLREGVSMDAVLDNVRSNVDETFHRINLLSKQDLRKIMRDARVSKTERLHDNDYVSVQLWVERMHSEKENPLLFFKQKGQPDKK is encoded by the exons ATGGCTGTGACTGAAGACAACACAGGTGTGTGTGTGGTTTTCCAATTCAAGCACAGAGGCCAAGACTTTGAACTGGGTCGTGTTTTTCTGTCCAAGTCGGAAAGAGCTGCTATTGCTG ACAAGCTGCGAGAAGGCGTGTCCATGGATGCAGTACTGGATAATGTGCGGTCCAACGTGGATGAGACATTCCACCGCATTAACCTGTTAAGCAAGCAGGATCTCCGCAAAATAATGAGGGATGCCAGAGTCTCGAAGACCGAGCGGCTGCACGATAATGACTATGTGAGCGTGCAACTCTGGGTTGAGAGGATGCATAGTGAAAAGGAAAACCCATTGCTCTTCTTTAAACAAAAAGGACAACCTGACAAAAAGTGA
- the LOC142580197 gene encoding uncharacterized protein LOC142580197 isoform X2, producing the protein MAVTEDNTDKLREGVSMDAVLDNVRSNVDETFHRINLLSKQDLRKIMRDARVSKTERLHDNDYVSVQLWVERMHSEKENPLLFFKQKGQPDKK; encoded by the exons ATGGCTGTGACTGAAGACAACACAG ACAAGCTGCGAGAAGGCGTGTCCATGGATGCAGTACTGGATAATGTGCGGTCCAACGTGGATGAGACATTCCACCGCATTAACCTGTTAAGCAAGCAGGATCTCCGCAAAATAATGAGGGATGCCAGAGTCTCGAAGACCGAGCGGCTGCACGATAATGACTATGTGAGCGTGCAACTCTGGGTTGAGAGGATGCATAGTGAAAAGGAAAACCCATTGCTCTTCTTTAAACAAAAAGGACAACCTGACAAAAAGTGA